TAAGTAGAATACGACAAATAACAGATAAAAAAAGTCAGGAAAACTTGGATGTTAATATTGAAGCATTTGCACATGGAGCAATATGTTATTGTTATTCTGGACGATGTTTAATGTCATCAGTTATGGGAGGACGTAGTGGAAATCGGGGGTTATGTGCACAGCCTTGTCGAATGCGTTATGAAATGCTAAATCAGGATGAAATAAAAATTGCTGATAAAAATTACTTACTTAGTACAAAAGATCTATGTACATATAAAGATGTTAAAGATCTGATAGATTCAGGTATAAATACAATTAAAATAGAAGGTAGGATGAAATCACGTGAATATGTATCAGCTATAACATATGCATATCATCAAGCTGTACATGGACATTTTAATGATGATGATTTTTTACTTTTAAATCTTGCATTTAATCGTGGACTTACAAGTGGATATATCATGGAAAATCCATCAACAGATGTAGTAAGTAGAATCAGATCAGGAAGTCAAGGTTATGCAATAGGACGTGTAAGTAAAGTTGAAGGTAGAAAAATAACAATTAAATTCCTAAATAAAAGATATCCAACACGGATAATAAATGGAGATGGACTAAAATTTGAATATGAAAATCATACAACAGGAACATATGTATCAAAAATTATCAACCAAAACAGAAATAAAATAACAATACAACTAAATGAAAAAAAGAAAATATATGAAGATTCTCTCGTATTCATAACATATTCTAAATATCTTGAAGATATGACTAAAAAAATAATCAATGAAAAACATACAAACAAAATACCTCTTAACTTAAAACTCATAATATCAGATGATATGAATCTTAAAATAATATGTACATATGATAATAATAAAACATACACATACACACCAAAAGCACACTTCCAAGAAGCTTTAAATAAGCCTATAACACGTGAAATTATAAATAAGCAACTAAGAAAAACAGGAAATACAGACTTTAAAATTGAAAGTATTGAATATGAAAACTTCAAAGATAATCTCTTTATGCCAATAGGAGAACTTAATAGTATTAGACGTAATTTACTTAAAAATCTTGATGAAATTATACTAAAATCAGACATGCCAACAGATGAACAATTACAAGATGCTAAAGTAAAACTTGAGAAATTTAAACAACAACACTACATAAAAAACAATAAAATACAAGATTACAACCTGGAATTTATAGCACATGTTGATACAATTAAAAAAGTAGAAATTGCTTCAAACTATGATTATATAAAGGATATTTACTATGATATTAACATGATGAATAAAACTCATGATGAATACTTTAATGTAATATATGATGAGCTTAAAAATGTAAAAGAAATTATAAAAGATAAAAATCTTATATGGGTACTACCACCACTACTATTAGATCAAGATATAATAACTGTTCAAGAAATTATAGATAAATTACAAAATGAGAAGATAATAACAGCTGTTAGATGTGATAATATTGGTGTAGCATCACAACTTACTAATTGTCCTATTTATGGATATGATCTTAATATTTATAACAATTATACAATTGAAAAACTTATAAACACACCAAAATTTGAAAGATTAGGTATATCACATGAGCTTAGTTATGATGATATAAAAACTCTTAATGAATATGAAAAATGTCCTCTTGAATTTATGGTATTTGGAAACTTAGATTTAATGATAACAGAAGATAACTTTGAAAATATTATAGATGGTAATGAAGGTAATTATTACTATCTTCAAGATAAACGAAATCAGAAATTTAAAGTTAAACAAGATATTTATAATCATAGTCATATCTATGATTATCAAACACTAGATTTAATAAGTGAAATTGATAAGATTAGAAAAACAGCAATAAAATATCTTGAAATAGATCTGATGAATCATGATAATGTTAAAGAAATTCTAGATTATATTCAAGATTCACTTCATTATCTTAAATCTAAAAAACCAGTAGATAAAACATATCAGGGAAACTTCAAAAAAGGATTATATAAAAAGATGAACTAAAAAAAATTTAATCCTCCCCCATCCTACTTTTTTTTTAAAATATTTTTTTTAATGTAATAATAACATAATACTTTTTCTTATTTTTTAATTATTTTTTATTTTTTAATCTAGTTTTTAATGTAATAATAATTTAATACAAAAAAGATATATTTTATTTTTCAAAGACATTTTATTTGAAAAATTAGTTTAATACATTTTTTGATGTTTTAATGTTTTATACTATTTTTAATGTATTAATTATTTAATACATGAAATTATATTGAATTTTTTTATAAAAAATTACATCTTAAAATAGCTAATTACTATTTATTTTAGTGATTTAATAAGTTTTTAGCTGTTTTTTGATAGAACGTATTATAGTATAATTTATAATGTATTATTAATTAAAACTACATAACCTTTATATAGTACATATAATATATTCATAAGTATGTGAAGTGTATTATTATATTAATACTAAAAAAATTTACATGATACAATAATACCATAAAATATTAAATTAATTGTATTATTAAAATAATACATTAAACTTTATATACTAACAACAATATAATAAAAACAAGAAAATATGTGTATTAAAAAAAAATTACATTAATTTTCTTTTAAAATATAAAGTTAAAACCACATATAACAAAAAAAACCTAGAAGGAGACAATAAAAATGATATACATAACAAATGCATTTAGTCCAAAAATGCTAAATCCAAATGAAAAACAAATACTAAATATAAGAAAATCATCATACGATGAAATTCAAGAAGTAAAATATAATAATGAAACAATATCCACAATAGGACATCATAATATTGCAAAACATCTTGGCGTAAGATACAATACTATGCCAATTCAAGTTGAAAGAAATGATGTAATTTATGTTGTACAATGTGACCCAACAATAAATCAATATACTTATCGTAAAATAACAATAAACTAAAAAAAAAGTTAGAGGATAAAAAGATTTTCTATGTTAAAATGTAAACAAACCAGAAAAGTTCAAAATAATGGAAGTAAAAATAGTGGAGTAAGAATTAATGTTCCTGAACAAATTGCATCATTAATGGAGCTTAAACCAAAAGATCTGGTTGATCTTGAATTACAAGTTGAATCAGTTGATGATGTAAGATTAGTCATAACAAAACATGAAAAATAAGAGTTGTTCTAAAATGATATATATTACAACCAGCTTCCCGATAAGTATACTAACAAATACAACACATAAACTTGAAGCTCAAAAAGTTAAAAAAAGAGAAATTGAAGAATTACAAAAAAGAAGTTTATTT
The sequence above is a segment of the Methanosphaera cuniculi genome. Coding sequences within it:
- a CDS encoding U32 family peptidase translates to MIFIKNINNCKVLSPVGSPDILDACIYSGADYVYLAANKYNARGFASNFTYDEIEDAIDFCHKYNVKLFVTVNIAILENEIVDVIDYVYYLYSHGVDGVIVSDIGLGDLINKIMPNFSLHASTQMTIYDYSFIKWLADNGYNNVNISREVPISRIRQITDKKSQENLDVNIEAFAHGAICYCYSGRCLMSSVMGGRSGNRGLCAQPCRMRYEMLNQDEIKIADKNYLLSTKDLCTYKDVKDLIDSGINTIKIEGRMKSREYVSAITYAYHQAVHGHFNDDDFLLLNLAFNRGLTSGYIMENPSTDVVSRIRSGSQGYAIGRVSKVEGRKITIKFLNKRYPTRIINGDGLKFEYENHTTGTYVSKIINQNRNKITIQLNEKKKIYEDSLVFITYSKYLEDMTKKIINEKHTNKIPLNLKLIISDDMNLKIICTYDNNKTYTYTPKAHFQEALNKPITREIINKQLRKTGNTDFKIESIEYENFKDNLFMPIGELNSIRRNLLKNLDEIILKSDMPTDEQLQDAKVKLEKFKQQHYIKNNKIQDYNLEFIAHVDTIKKVEIASNYDYIKDIYYDINMMNKTHDEYFNVIYDELKNVKEIIKDKNLIWVLPPLLLDQDIITVQEIIDKLQNEKIITAVRCDNIGVASQLTNCPIYGYDLNIYNNYTIEKLINTPKFERLGISHELSYDDIKTLNEYEKCPLEFMVFGNLDLMITEDNFENIIDGNEGNYYYLQDKRNQKFKVKQDIYNHSHIYDYQTLDLISEIDKIRKTAIKYLEIDLMNHDNVKEILDYIQDSLHYLKSKKPVDKTYQGNFKKGLYKKMN
- a CDS encoding DUF1874 domain-containing protein, translating into MIYITNAFSPKMLNPNEKQILNIRKSSYDEIQEVKYNNETISTIGHHNIAKHLGVRYNTMPIQVERNDVIYVVQCDPTINQYTYRKITIN